AACGACAATGAGTTTTAAAGCCTTCCCTAGAGTTAACGCGATCCTTGGAAGTTCCCAGCCAGGGGTTAGAAATCCTTAATTACGTTCAGGGATTATAAAAGTTTACGTTGGGGGGTTGTAATTTGTAAAATCCTTACGTCCTTTACGTTCAGGGGTTAGAAATCCTTAAGTTCAGGGATTATGAATGTTTACGTCCGCGGGTTGTAAATCCTTACTTTACATGTATAGTCGCTATATAAGTGAGACGATTTACATAACggttttttttgtgttatttttatATATGGGCCGGTGCCCAGCTGCTACGAATGATCCAATTTTATttgatagtacgtcattttcaagagtaGACCTGTTACTAGATTCCCTTCTTTCTGGGTTTCATATTTTACTAGCAACCGCGTGTCATCTCAGGGGGATATTTACGTTGTATCGTTTCTTCAGAAATAAGCAAAAACGACACGTAGTTAGTTTGACCACAGCTTACCTTTAATTAAAAtacttagagcggtttttaaaTAAGTGTCGTAAACCCAAAAcggcaaagtaattactttggccaatcaaaaaggacggagaaaatccagtaaaccaattaaaactcgaaGTGATTTCACGTAGCCGacataaagcgcgggaaaatgtgcacgcgcgagccacgattagttttggtttctcttctgattggttgaaaatgtggtgcgagaactttgaacgaattactaagtgaagtaatgcaaaaccaaagtaatttgctaattactttcgacactcaattgaaaaccgctctactttGGATTCAGAGTCTTCTCATGGGCAAAGTATGGAATTTCCATCAGTCACACGAACGCGCTTGGCCATCTCAAGAAAATAcatgctcgtatcctcaaactatttttttctttctgttctCGAGTGGGGCTAAGACGGGGGTCCAGATGGGGTCCAGTTtgggggtccacgttttgtactGTCCCTGTATTAAAATATtccttcaattccacgcacgaaccgtTGTTAAATTACGACAAGCATAACTGATCATCTACtttcccctcggcagcatttcaatcatttaggtaaactagttttttaaaacttagcGCGACGGTTCCGGTGCTAAGAGCCATGAATATTGAGTGCAAAAACTGAGTCAACGTTATAACATATTTTACTCCGAAAAAACGGCTGCAGTGGAACCCCGCTACAACGAAGACCCCGTTATAACGAACAACATTTGAAAATCTGGCagaattacaataaaatatgtggaaacgaaACCTGCCATAACGAAATCCCCGCTTTACGAATAGATTTTGACGGTCCCAACGTACAATGAATTAGTTGCCAGTAACTGGATCCGtgctttatacgcaaagggttctgggatcgccaggagGCAAACATCGTAAGTTGCTGTGAaaaaatgtatggcggaaacttaCTCGATGTCCAAAAAAACGAtgttggagagagatcaacgctttttttGACAccgttttatcagaaatcggtTTGGGCAATGTGACACGTGGCAAGTGTAAGCTTTTGtatgaataaccgtgaaatatcagataaaatttgctgatgaacttccttgcttgcgtaaggtttattgtgaaatagtctcaaaatattacaaaattaggaataaatctggaggaaataactgAATAAAGTCTTTTCACTTGTATTTACGTGTGTATGGACTGGCTTTTGGCCTATTTCCAAACTCAGTTCTCAAATTAATTCCAAAAGTTCAAGAAGATAGGGACTGACCATGGCAACAAACCAGAACACGCTGAATAAGTCAGACTGAACGAGTGAAATAATTTaaggaaaaagcaaaaaaaaaaggcctcCAAAGATcataacgatctgctaagaaacgcagaaaaaagacaaacaaagtcTTAAAAAGCCAGCTATCTCTCTGATACATGGCACAACGTAacgttacaaaacaaaatgatttctGGCCCgggtcaatcaatcaatcaaactttatttaaaaagggTAACACACaataccttttaaaattaaaaccagaagatcactcgcttctaccacCGATAAACATATCGGTCGAGTCaagaattaaattggcgcaaaagcgtCAGGCcctaaggtcacattcacattactgatgagaaaatcaacaccaaggaCTAAAAACGGCATTATCGACAATGTATCGAGacgaactattttcttggaagaaaaaatatcacacagcagtatagagatccAAATGTAAAGCTTCACAGGacattgctaaatgaatcctaCAGAAAACGCCCAAAAGAGGCGTGCATTaaaatatgtactcaagaggGCAAAATTATAACAAAGGCAACAGATACCAGACCAGGTACAACgaagtcgtgtaggcctgtcaaccccatttaacaaattattttaaaatttcaatgagTGTTGGTCGATCAATGTTTATGAGATTGCGAAAGAAGAAAAGCACGTGGAAATGAATGGTGAGAGACTACATGTTTTCGCTGACGTCATATCGCCGACCGACATCACACAATTTTGGCGGATTTGGTCTCGATTTCAGAGTACTCAACATTCAAGATTGCAGGATAAAAGGATCGACATTGGGGCGAACGCACGCAAAGGGTACAATAAAATTGAACGTCATATTGCAAAGAATGACCACGttgtttaaagaaaatttcGGATTGTCAATCCGACTGATAAATTGTATTATACAATGCTGATGCtatctcaattttgattggctaaaagcaccccgctaattcaagatggcgctgtGTCATCGCGTCACATCTACAGACACTGGCATTTATGCATGTAGGTATGACGCGTTCTTGCAGACtatgaagttttgtttacatCTCGATATCGGGAACATTTTTCACAAGACCGTACAacttaactttagaattttgttcaaaagtttcagttcgattcagtttttcctgaaacgttttcagatgttttaggcttaaatcctttctgtaaaccttttgaattccgctttacatgtaattcacGGCTGTCATTAATAAAGATGTTTACACTGAAACGTGTTATTGCGTGgcttactttgttgttgttctgtgaaatgtctcaacgcttctacatttataattgtataataaaacaattattggattcggttttcgcatgatagcgaaattatcaaggcctcggtttgtgttatccgcctcagccttcggcttcggcagataacacaaacctcggccttgataattctcgctatcatgctcaacctcatccaataattgcttattATCAACTGAAGTTGAATGTGGTTtgataaagttgaattttgctttgcaaagttgattTTTGGCGGGGATGGAACAGTACCATACGAAGGTACCCAGAGAAGCAAAAAATTCTTCCTCACGTTGGAATATTAATTTTACTCGCCAAGGAATAACAATAATGTTTTGTCGTGGGCTAGGGCTATTCATCGGGACGAATTCAAGGTTTCGAtgattccaaagtaaattttacCTCATACTgcacggttattcaaacaaaaacttatacttgccacgtatcaacattggccaaatcgatttctgaaaaatctgtgtcgaaaaaagcgttgatctctctccaaaatcgtcTTTTGGACGTCGGTATAAGCTTCCGCCTTACATTTTCCTACAGCGACTTGAAATGTTTGCTCTTTGGCGATCCCATAACCCTTTCGGTATAAACAGGGATCcaattactggcaactcattcatttaCCGCTATAACGAATATTTTGTCTGGTCGCTCAAAGCAGCCAGTACAAACAGTACAAACGACAGATTTGCGTAGAAATCACAGCTTGCCTTATTCAAGTTTTGACAAATACGTGTGTTGTATTATTGCAGTGTTGAATTTGTGCTTCAGCGGGCTGACACATTACTTCCGAGTTAATTGAAAGTGTTTTCGGATTTAATGTCTTTACACTTACAGTTTACAGTATCAAATGAATGAACATGATGTTTTCTACGTACAGTATTGAATTTTTGgtaattgttatttattaaATTACCCCGCTATAACaaacattatttatttctttgatcgtgagcgggcggtatcctgagaatcctgcaatctgattggttccggtaGCAGgtagtattttcctatctcctgaccacggtcatggtaaccaactacgctaagcgcagagtgaagttgcgaattgaaagagcgaagtttcaatttgtcttaattgttttttgcaatagagcagtgttattgctcaactttctcaaaaaaaaaaacaatggattctgacgaaagctatcacagtgaaagcgaattttattacccaacaatgtgtaaaataaaaacatgacttttccagtttttcttaatagtttctcctaccttctaaaaatagaatttagaaataaataaaaatgttattcaccggccttggtcggtccgtattggaaaaaactgtgccctctgtctcgagtacggctctcggcctgcggcctcgggccgtactcaagacctcgggcacagtttttcccaatacggacatcccggccggtgaataacatatatatattttcggTAACCTGGCACTTCGTTAGAGTGGGGTTCCACTTTAtcaacaataaatttcaaacgAATATCAAAGACAAAAGCCTTTTTCTCAGTTCTCAGTAAAACCGACTACAAGTGTCAGCTGTCGGTTAAATTTTTGGCTTTTTGTCAGttgtcaaatttttttttttgccacttGATTTATCAGTTGGCACTGAGTTAacccaacactgccaaattccaattcgatccggaatgcagggacacatgttgaacgagctcctgagcgctcttaagatgttccgtgggtaaacaaagtccatttttccatttttatttccatttttttccccGTCTAGATCACCTGATGGCTCACATTGCTTCAGTGACGTTACATAACATCCCGTGACAGAAAATAACTGGTCTGGTCGTCTCATTGGTCCGATCGAAGGGATTCCTCTGattacaaaataaatgaaagaagaaCTCAAGAATCCGTCAGTGGGCTTTTCCTGGATAACTATGATGCTGTGGCTATTCATCTCGGTACTTGTTGTGTCCCAGCGTCTCTCATTGAGCGCGTCGTTTGCACCAAATGAGCAGAGCAGTTTAAAGATTCCTTCCAACGAGAAGAACAAGAAGTTCTCCTTATCTGGTGAGCCAGAGGCACCTACATTTCTTTACGCCATTTACGAGCAAGTAATGAAGCAAGCTGAAATTGATGGACAGGAACAGTTGCTAGAAAGTTTCAAAGCAGAACGTAAGGGCAAATGTTTTCTTGTTAAATAGCCACTTAATATTCGGTTATTATAAAAGTAACACActcaagaaaaaaagcaaaacaaaacaaatacaaGATGTAGCCTACGAATCGAGTTATTTAGAGGAAAAGATATTACGCGAAGGCTGCGTTATATCTTAGGGGAAAATGACAGCACAAACCTTCATACAATGGAGCGAATTGGAACCTGACGCTGCTAGtaagacttaaaaaaaattatacataAACACAGAGCATTTCCTTAACTTTTGCAGACGATCAAGAAACAGGCGAGTTTTATTTTCCGCCTTCAGTTGCCAAAAAACCACTGAAAGCTGTATTCAAGGTCGAATTCCTCATTTCCAGCCCAGAATTGGCTTCAAAGGGGCTGACTGTGTCGATCTACGAGGCAAAAACCGGTGTTAAAGTGTCAGCTAGGCATTTGTCTCCTACCGGCTCTGGGTGGCTGGCTGTTACCGCTACCAAAGTTGTGAACCAGTGGATAGCTCGTTGGCAAGACACTGCTCCCTCGTTTAAGGTGTTTGTCAAAAGAGTGACGGGAGGGAAACAATCTCAAGCTCAAGTTTCACAGCTCTGGCTTGTTGTGCACACGACCATACGTGATGATTTTCAAGTCTTTCCTTCACTGGCTAAAGACAATGGGAGGAACCCGCCATCTCGGGAGAGGGTCAGACGTGACGAAACAGCTGCAAAGGTTGCAGAGAACAAGACCGATACTCGAGGGCAGAGCTCTTGCGACAAGAAGGACATGATAGTCAGTTCCTCGATTTTTGTCAGGAGCCGCACAGATTGGATTTATCCAAAGTCCTTCAACGCGTATCAGTGCCTTGGAGAATGCtccaatgaaaagaaaatcagCCACTCCATGCTCAGAACCTTGGTGATGCTGTCAAATAATACCAAGGGGCAAGACTTTCCAGCGCCGTCTTGCGTCCCTAGTAAGCTGAAACCAGTTGCCATAATTCACAGAACCGAAAAAGGGAGTTACGTGCTTCGTACTGAGAAGAATATGATCGTGGATGATTGCATGTGCTACTGACTAAGTAGCGACTCTGGTGTATGTTGCACTGATGAAAGCAAAGTTTGTTACGTTACTCTATAAATGAATAGCCTTATAATCAAGAGACAGAGGTGTATGTTAGATTTCTGATTTCTTTACCCAAGATCATACAATGCCTTCAAATGCAATAGCTTTTATATATTTAAACAAGAACAGAAAGGACCGTTCTCTTACAATGAAAACGAAGGTAAgcttcattgaaaaaaaaaaaattaagctggAAGACAATCAACCGGAAATGTTTGAGAGATTAGAGGGAATCAATTTTTCCGAAAGTACAAGTGATATATGTCAGTACTCCAAGTCCCAAGTCTCAGAGATTTTAATGTCTTAGTCCAGTCTTCACATTTATACCATACCATGTAGATCAAATACTAAGACACCAGAACTTGTCTGAGGTTTTAGAATGTCCTAGTTTAGAATTGGTTTTCATTGTATCCAATGTATCAAATAAAGAAGTTCAGTGcccatttttttcacaaaatggaCTCAAATACCTGAAATACCAATGACTGCGGAATTGACAGAGCACCCTAATTCACGGCACACGAACTACCGTTTCCAGTGCTGAAGGATACGAAATTGGTTAAGAGGAAAATTACCAGCCAAAAACAAGAACCTGGCCTTGATCAATTGGATTTCATTCCGTCTCAATCTCACCGAGATATGATCTACGCGTGGAAAATTCTATCTAGTGTAAAAAGGGAACCACTGTAGAATCGGAATGACTTAACACTTACATCAGTCAGTTCAAAGCCAAGTTTTTCTTTATTCAAAAGTCACCCAAACTACACTCAAAGCGTTTTCGCACCTAGAAGACAATGTGCCCTGTAGAACCACAAACGGCAGAGGCAGAATTCGAAGAAAGCGCAATCGGACTTCGCATGCTCGAGCTCGTTTTACGCGACGCTCGGCTTCGTGTCTATTATTGCATGTGGACATTGTTATCACATGAATGTTTTTGCATATGTGTTTAGATGTCTAAATGTACTTATATGATATTTACTTTTTGTTTGCGAGTAATGGGTAAAACATAAGGAACGAAGGGTCTGTCAGTTTTCGCTCTCATATCATTTACCACCAATATTCCAGCATGGAACATTGTCAGTCTGCACTGATTTGTTTCGTGAATTATACATGCGGGACTCTTGAAGTTTTAGTCTACGAACTGCTTTAAAATGTGAAGGATACTACAATGCAGATTTTACCAAGAGACTCATGCATGAATAGGAATGACGAAGGCGGCAACTTGTCATCACACTGCATTTAGCACGAAGCGGTTCGCGAACATAACAACTTGTCAAACCTTCCCGCCCCTTTGATCTTCTAAGCTGCTCACGAAAGAGACTAAGAGATTGACCACCCACGTCAAATATTAAATTTCCTTCTTCTACAGTAACAAATGACACTACGGCTGAGGTTTGTTTGAAATCCAGATTTCATTGgattaaattaaaagaaattgtgATCTTGCGACTCGTTTCTTTGGAGATTTCCTGGTTTGCGGTTACAGTGTATTCCAACTTTCGCCATTTCCTTTCCAGTCAGTTAATGGCTCGAACTAAAATAGATGTCTACATACGGACTGTGATGCGAATGTGGAAAactgttttggaaaaaaaccGAAActcagttttaaaagaaaactgcaTGATGAGGCATATGTTGGATATTTCCTGGATGTGGGAACAAAAGAGCCATAGAAAGgaatggagaaaaaaaaggcttttaattAGAGTTCATTTTCCCGTAACGTTCGAGTTCCGCAACGGTAGTGAAGGCAATTTTATGAAACCCATTTCTTTCGATGATCTTTGATTGTTTCATGAATACCGAACTCTTCATAAATGCATACCTTAACACAAGTCATTTTTCTTACTGTCGGCTAGCTTGGGCAAAATTAAGTGTTATTCCGCGTTGAAACTGACGAATTTTCCACCTTCGTATGGAAATCATTTAGATTTTACGAAGTCGAGGCGATGTCCTCGTTGCACTTAACAATTGGGTACCGACTTAAGGAAAGGTTTAGAAGAAGAACCCTGATTATGTCAGTAGgttgttcagcgttgtctgaGAGACTTCCAGAATTAAACTGCCTGGATATTGAATTTTCAGCGATAAAGCACTGGCTTGAACTATTCAAACTGGCTATACAGACATCACTGAGATTAGGGCACCATGAAACCAGTTTGTAACGTTGTTTTTTTGGGCATTGACACTGTTCAGTCAGTGATagaaaaaaagcaatgaaatcCAATCTGAATATTACTATACCGGCTTGTTTTGGGGCCAACAAATTGACTGGTGTGATCCTCTGGATTTGAATAGACGCGAATCACATTATTCATTCACTTTTGAAGCAACCGAATCGTCTTCCCATCATCCGAAATCCGCTTTGGTGAGTGTCTTTTTTAATAGCGTTTTTAATTTGCGTTCCGCAAAACGTGCTGActcacattttttaaaatttgttgacaAATACGGGAAGTGATCGGAAGTGTTGCAAATATTCTCACAGTTTCTCCGGATTTGCAATTTGACACGGCCCTTGAATGGCGGTACATATCGATAGAAAAACAACTATAATGATTCCAGATGCGTTATACCTTAAAAGCGTTAATAATACCCGTCTTTCCAGCAGGTGAAGTTGTGAACGTTTTTCGTAAATCAATATCTTGACAGGTGGAGTTCATCCTTTGATCGTTCGACAAAATAACCAAGTATGCTGATTTCCTTTATTATTGAACACAATTCACTTATCTCATCATTAACACCCTTTGAACTCGCAACTGACCATGAAAACATGTTTTGCACTAACTGAAAGCAATACGTTGAACGTCTCAAATAGCGAAGCAGAGTAGCTGTCAACGGCAAAACATTCCACGAAATCTTGCAAATAACGGATCCATCTTTCAGATTTTTCTTTAAGAATAATATCTCTAGTAAATCTTTCTGCGAAGATCTGGGAAGATCTAAATCCAGCTTTGCAATTGGCTACTACGTTTTCCTCTTCTTTCAGCCGgggaatacaccttattccaaaatggccgctgatttatgcggatacaaattgggccttgttgcctcgttcaagataaaatattcttttgaattttaagcttaagaacgaggcatcaagggcttattttaataaaaacaaaagaatatttaaatggcggccattttggaataaggtgtatactaGCTAGATTTTAACCGCGGAATATGAGGCCACAACCACagctaaaaaaaatatattagaGCAAAAGGACGTATTCAATTCCCTTGGACATATTCCCATGATCACAAATATTCCTCTCGCCTGAGTCAGTAACACTGTTTGCCAGATTTGTGACAAATGAACTTACCGGCAGTAACTCTAAATCAGACAAGCGTTTCAGAGTTTTATTCcaaacaaatatattttacGAAAATGAGACCACATCTATACGAATAATGTACAGAAATCTCTGGTTTTCAACTGAATTAAGAAAGCATCAGATTACAATCTAACTTCAGGGTTTGTACAGTGATCACGTCTGAAATGTAGCTATTCTTGGGACTTCGCGGTTATCCTGATTTGCGATGTCGGCAGACGCTTTGAAAACACGGCAGCTAAAATTGGCTGTTAATCGTCCAAAAG
The Montipora capricornis isolate CH-2021 chromosome 10, ASM3666992v2, whole genome shotgun sequence genome window above contains:
- the LOC138019198 gene encoding nodal homolog, with the translated sequence MKEELKNPSVGFSWITMMLWLFISVLVVSQRLSLSASFAPNEQSSLKIPSNEKNKKFSLSGEPEAPTFLYAIYEQVMKQAEIDGQEQLLESFKAEHDQETGEFYFPPSVAKKPLKAVFKVEFLISSPELASKGLTVSIYEAKTGVKVSARHLSPTGSGWLAVTATKVVNQWIARWQDTAPSFKVFVKRVTGGKQSQAQVSQLWLVVHTTIRDDFQVFPSLAKDNGRNPPSRERVRRDETAAKVAENKTDTRGQSSCDKKDMIVSSSIFVRSRTDWIYPKSFNAYQCLGECSNEKKISHSMLRTLVMLSNNTKGQDFPAPSCVPSKLKPVAIIHRTEKGSYVLRTEKNMIVDDCMCY